In the genome of bacterium, one region contains:
- the rplV gene encoding 50S ribosomal protein L22 encodes MEALARQKFVRVTPRKMRIVADLVRGKNCNQALSILRFVPRAASPLILKAIQSAVASAVEQAGKAKFDPDTLKVSEIRVDEGATWKRMRPRARGRADRRLKRTSHLTVRVSDGQPKQDTEE; translated from the coding sequence ATGGAAGCTTTAGCCAGACAAAAATTCGTCAGGGTCACCCCGCGCAAGATGCGGATAGTGGCCGACCTGGTGCGGGGAAAGAACTGCAACCAGGCCCTGTCCATCCTGCGCTTCGTGCCCCGGGCTGCCAGCCCCCTGATCCTGAAGGCCATCCAGTCGGCGGTAGCATCGGCGGTGGAACAGGCCGGCAAGGCCAAGTTCGATCCCGACACCCTCAAGGTCTCCGAGATCAGGGTGGATGAAGGCGCTACCTGGAAAAGAATGAGACCCCGGGCCCGGGGCCGGGCTGACCGCCGTTTGAAGCGGACCAGCCATCTGACGGTGCGGGTTTCCGACGGTCAACCAAAACAAGATACGGAGGAATAA
- the rplB gene encoding 50S ribosomal protein L2 has protein sequence MGIKSYKPVTPGLRHRTGYTFEELTKPLAPKSLRKAMRKSGGRNNHGRVTADHRGGGHKRAYRMIDFRRDKFGIAATVAAIEYDPNRSARLALLKYADGEWRYIMAPLGLKLGDKVMSGPGSEIKNGNALPLSEIPMGTSVHNIEVTKGRGGQMVRTAGGSAQLLAKEAGYAQLRMPSGEVRMISLECLATVGQVGNLEHENISIGKAGRNRWLGVKPHSRGVVKNPHDHPMGGGEGKSSGGRHPCGPTGLLSKGKKTRNRKKLSSKFIVKRRK, from the coding sequence ATGGGGATCAAGTCTTATAAACCGGTAACTCCCGGATTAAGGCACCGCACCGGCTACACCTTTGAAGAGCTGACCAAGCCTCTGGCTCCCAAAAGCCTGAGGAAGGCCATGCGCAAAAGCGGGGGACGCAACAATCACGGACGGGTGACCGCCGACCACCGCGGAGGAGGGCACAAACGGGCCTACCGGATGATAGATTTCCGGCGCGATAAATTCGGGATCGCCGCCACGGTGGCCGCCATCGAGTACGATCCCAACCGCTCGGCCAGGCTGGCCCTGCTGAAGTACGCCGACGGAGAATGGCGCTACATCATGGCCCCGCTGGGGCTGAAGCTGGGCGACAAGGTGATGTCCGGCCCCGGCTCCGAGATCAAGAACGGCAACGCCCTGCCCCTGTCCGAGATCCCCATGGGAACCTCGGTCCACAACATCGAGGTCACCAAGGGCCGGGGCGGCCAGATGGTGCGCACCGCCGGAGGATCGGCCCAGCTGCTGGCCAAGGAAGCCGGCTACGCCCAGCTGCGGATGCCTTCGGGCGAAGTGCGGATGATCAGCCTGGAATGCCTGGCCACCGTAGGACAGGTGGGCAACCTGGAACATGAGAACATCTCCATCGGCAAGGCCGGCCGCAACCGCTGGCTGGGGGTCAAGCCCCACAGCCGGGGCGTGGTCAAGAACCCCCACGACCACCCGATGGGCGGCGGCGAAGGCAAGTCCTCGGGCGGACGCCACCCCTGCGGACCCACCGGACTCCTATCCAAAGGCAAGAAGACCCGCAACCGTAAAAAACTTTCCAGCAAGTTTATAGTCAAGAGGAGAAAGTAA
- the rplW gene encoding 50S ribosomal protein L23 — protein MKDLNKVIKKPLITEKFTALKEAYNRYAFEVDKNANKHDVKRAIESVFKVKVTDVATMNVRGKIKRQGRNEGKRPDWKKAVVTLAKDQKLDIGDGV, from the coding sequence ATGAAAGATTTGAACAAGGTCATTAAAAAACCCCTGATCACCGAGAAATTCACCGCCCTGAAAGAGGCTTATAACCGTTACGCTTTTGAGGTCGACAAGAACGCCAACAAGCATGACGTCAAAAGGGCCATCGAGTCGGTCTTCAAGGTCAAGGTCACCGATGTGGCCACCATGAACGTCCGGGGCAAGATCAAACGGCAGGGCCGCAACGAGGGCAAACGGCCCGACTGGAAGAAGGCCGTGGTGACCCTGGCCAAGGACCAGAAGCTGGATATCGGCGACGGGGTTTAG
- the rplD gene encoding 50S ribosomal protein L4 — protein MTGNIDLPENIFGVRVNQHLLYLAVKNYLDNRRQGTANTQNAEDVRGGGKKPFKQKGTGRARQGSNRSSLMVGGYVAHGPHPRDYSWEMPKTSRRQALKSALTDSFKTGRLAVIDAVTSGGKTKDVYGVLKTMELSDKKVLLLDVAPTSELLLSGRNIKGLAIRPVRELNTYEIMRADRVLFTKAGVEALKEVFNK, from the coding sequence ATGACAGGGAATATAGACCTGCCCGAGAACATCTTCGGGGTCAGGGTGAATCAGCACCTGCTTTACCTGGCAGTGAAAAATTACCTGGATAACAGGCGGCAGGGAACCGCCAACACCCAGAATGCCGAGGACGTGCGGGGCGGCGGCAAAAAGCCGTTCAAGCAGAAAGGCACCGGCCGGGCCCGCCAGGGCAGCAACCGCTCCTCGCTGATGGTGGGAGGCTACGTGGCCCACGGCCCCCATCCCCGGGATTATTCCTGGGAGATGCCCAAGACCAGCCGTCGCCAGGCCCTGAAGTCGGCCCTGACCGATTCGTTCAAGACCGGACGCCTGGCGGTGATAGACGCCGTGACCTCCGGCGGCAAGACCAAGGACGTCTACGGGGTGCTGAAGACCATGGAGCTGTCCGACAAGAAAGTACTGCTGCTGGACGTGGCCCCTACCTCGGAACTGCTGCTCTCCGGCCGCAACATCAAAGGGCTGGCCATCCGGCCGGTGCGGGAACTGAACACCTACGAGATCATGCGGGCCGACAGAGTGCTGTTCACCAAGGCCGGCGTGGAGGCCTTAAAGGAGGTCTTTAACAAATGA
- the rplC gene encoding 50S ribosomal protein L3, giving the protein MNGILGRKIGMTQIFGPGNAVIPVTVIEAGPCVVTQVKDGKLDGYSAVQLGFVEKKKQKTTKAMQGHFTKAGAPAPLRFIKEIRTAQAKDFKPGQVIKADLFAEGDMVKVTGIMKGRGTQGVVKRHGFKGGPKTHGQTDRLRRPGSAGAGSTPGRVYPGRRYPGQMGNVQITVRNLKIVKVDAEKNLLLVKGPVPGAPDGILVVQKIIKKKA; this is encoded by the coding sequence ATGAACGGAATATTAGGCAGAAAAATAGGGATGACCCAGATCTTCGGGCCGGGCAACGCGGTGATCCCGGTGACGGTGATCGAAGCCGGACCCTGCGTAGTGACCCAGGTCAAGGACGGCAAGCTTGACGGCTACTCTGCCGTTCAGCTGGGCTTTGTGGAAAAGAAAAAACAGAAGACCACCAAGGCCATGCAGGGGCATTTCACCAAGGCTGGAGCCCCGGCTCCCCTGCGCTTCATCAAGGAGATCAGAACGGCCCAGGCCAAGGATTTCAAACCCGGCCAGGTGATCAAGGCCGACCTGTTCGCCGAGGGCGACATGGTCAAGGTCACCGGGATCATGAAAGGCCGGGGCACCCAGGGCGTGGTCAAGCGCCACGGGTTCAAGGGCGGCCCCAAGACCCACGGTCAGACCGACCGCCTGCGCCGTCCCGGATCGGCCGGAGCCGGATCCACCCCGGGCCGGGTCTATCCCGGCCGGCGTTATCCCGGACAGATGGGCAATGTCCAGATCACAGTCCGCAACCTAAAGATCGTCAAAGTGGACGCCGAAAAGAACCTGCTCCTGGTCAAGGGCCCGGTGCCCGGTGCCCCCGACGGGATATTGGTCGTTCAAAAGATTATAAAGAAGAAGGCATAA
- the rpsJ gene encoding 30S ribosomal protein S10 codes for MAAQNIRIKLKAYDHAVLDKSVAEIVNTAKQTGARISGPIPLPTNRTVYTVNRSTHVDKKSREQFERRIHKRLIDIWHSSPQTIDALTKLDLPAGVDIEIKTGL; via the coding sequence GTGGCGGCTCAGAACATCAGGATAAAACTAAAGGCATACGACCATGCGGTGCTGGACAAATCGGTGGCCGAGATAGTCAACACGGCCAAACAGACCGGGGCCAGGATCTCGGGACCAATCCCGCTGCCCACCAACCGCACCGTCTATACCGTCAACCGCTCCACCCACGTGGACAAGAAGTCGCGGGAACAGTTCGAGCGGCGGATCCACAAGCGCTTGATAGACATCTGGCACTCCTCTCCTCAGACCATCGACGCCCTGACCAAGCTGGACCTTCCGGCCGGGGTGGACATCGAGATCAAGACCGGATTATAA
- the tuf gene encoding elongation factor Tu, which produces MAKAKFERKKPHVNIGTIGHVDHGKTTLTSAITKYLSELGLAQAKSYEDIDNAPEEKARGVTINVHHAEYETLKRHYAHMDCPGHADYIKNMITGAAQMDGAILVVAASEGAMPQTREHILLARQVGVPALVVFLNKVDQVDDPELIEIVEMEVRDLLTKYGFPGDNVPIIKGSGLKAMEGDKSEIGTQAIQRLMDAVDSYIPDPVRDIDKPFLLAIEDVFSITGRGTVGTGRIERGKVKVGDKVERVGIRETRETVVTGVEMFRKLLDDAQAGDNVGVLLRGIEKADLERGMVLAAPKTITPHQKFKGEVYVLTKEEGGRHTPFFTGYRPQFFFRTTDVTGNLSLPKGVEMIMPGDNVTIEGELLTPIAMEKGLKFAIREGGRTVGAGTVTEILPD; this is translated from the coding sequence ATGGCCAAAGCAAAATTTGAGCGTAAGAAGCCGCACGTCAATATCGGGACGATCGGCCACGTGGACCACGGCAAGACGACCCTGACCAGCGCGATCACGAAGTACCTGTCGGAACTGGGCCTGGCCCAGGCCAAGAGCTACGAGGATATCGACAACGCGCCGGAGGAAAAGGCCCGCGGAGTAACCATCAACGTGCACCATGCGGAGTACGAGACGCTGAAGCGGCACTATGCGCACATGGACTGCCCCGGCCACGCGGACTACATCAAGAACATGATCACCGGAGCGGCCCAGATGGACGGGGCGATCCTGGTGGTGGCGGCCTCGGAAGGCGCGATGCCCCAGACGCGGGAGCACATCCTGCTGGCGCGTCAGGTTGGGGTACCGGCCCTGGTGGTGTTTTTGAACAAGGTGGACCAGGTGGACGATCCGGAACTGATCGAGATCGTGGAAATGGAAGTGCGTGATCTATTGACCAAGTACGGTTTCCCCGGGGACAACGTCCCGATCATCAAGGGCTCGGGGCTGAAGGCCATGGAGGGAGACAAATCGGAGATCGGGACCCAGGCCATCCAGCGTCTGATGGACGCGGTTGACAGCTACATCCCGGATCCGGTGAGAGACATAGACAAGCCGTTCCTGCTGGCCATCGAGGACGTGTTCTCGATCACCGGCCGCGGCACGGTGGGCACCGGGCGTATCGAGCGGGGCAAGGTGAAGGTGGGCGACAAGGTGGAGCGGGTGGGCATCCGCGAGACCCGTGAGACGGTGGTGACCGGAGTGGAAATGTTCCGGAAGCTGCTGGACGACGCCCAGGCCGGAGACAACGTTGGGGTCCTGCTGCGGGGGATCGAGAAGGCGGATCTGGAGCGGGGCATGGTGCTGGCGGCCCCCAAGACCATCACCCCCCACCAGAAGTTCAAAGGCGAGGTCTACGTGCTGACCAAGGAGGAGGGCGGACGCCATACCCCGTTCTTCACCGGGTACCGTCCCCAGTTCTTCTTTAGGACCACCGACGTCACCGGGAACCTGTCCCTGCCCAAGGGGGTGGAGATGATCATGCCGGGCGACAACGTGACCATTGAGGGCGAGCTGCTGACGCCGATAGCCATGGAGAAGGGCCTGAAGTTCGCCATCCGCGAGGGCGGCCGGACCGTGGGCGCCGGAACAGTCACCGAGATCCTCCCCGACTAA
- the fusA gene encoding elongation factor G, whose translation MTQASSLNKTRNIGIMAHIDAGKTTTTERILFFTGKVHRIGEVHDGAATMDWMEQEKERGITITSAATTCSWNGHRINIIDTPGHVDFTVEVERSLRILDGAVALFCAVGGVEPQSETVWRQADRYHIPRIAFINKMDRVGSDFDDAVEMMRERLAAKAVPIQMPIGSGETFTGAVDLVKMQAIIYDAGENEDPKLSPIPEEYLAQAQAAHNFLVEQVAEYDEEALNLYVEGQPIPEDLLMKAIRRGTLDIKIFPVLCGSSFKNKGVQPLLDAVVDYLPAPPDLPPISGLNPDTGQHEDRHDDPNEPLAALVFKIATDPYVGKISYVRIYSGTIEAGQAVYNSNISKHERVSRLLLMHANKREDVEKLSAGDIAAVVGLKDSKTGHTLCEKKNPIVLESMNFPDPVISVALEPKSKADEDKLGNALSKLSEEDPTFKVKTDEETGQTIISGMGELHLEIIVDRMMREFGVQANVGKPQVSYRETVRRAAKAEGKFIRQSGGRGQYGHVEIILEPQQQGLGFEFTNDTVGGSIPKEYINSVEKGVKEALEAGILAGYPVVDVKVSLVDGSYHEVDSSDIAFKAAGSIAVNEALRKAGSVIMEPVMSVEVVVPELYMGEVIGDINSRRGKILGLVKRKDAQVIASMVPLSEMFGYATRLRSLTQGRAIYTMQFHHYEEVPRSISEEIMAKSGTK comes from the coding sequence ATGACCCAGGCTTCTTCGTTAAATAAGACCAGAAACATCGGCATCATGGCCCATATCGATGCCGGCAAGACCACCACCACCGAGAGGATCCTGTTCTTCACCGGCAAGGTTCACCGGATCGGCGAGGTTCACGACGGCGCCGCCACCATGGACTGGATGGAACAGGAAAAGGAACGCGGCATCACCATCACCTCGGCCGCCACCACCTGCTCCTGGAACGGGCACCGGATCAACATCATCGACACCCCGGGCCACGTGGACTTCACGGTGGAAGTGGAACGCTCATTAAGGATCCTGGACGGGGCCGTGGCCCTGTTCTGCGCGGTAGGCGGCGTGGAGCCGCAATCGGAAACGGTCTGGCGCCAGGCCGATCGCTATCACATTCCCCGGATCGCCTTCATCAACAAAATGGACCGGGTGGGATCGGATTTCGACGACGCGGTGGAGATGATGAGGGAACGGCTGGCCGCCAAGGCGGTGCCCATCCAGATGCCCATCGGCAGCGGGGAGACTTTCACCGGAGCGGTGGATCTGGTCAAGATGCAGGCGATCATCTACGATGCGGGCGAGAACGAGGACCCCAAACTGAGCCCCATCCCCGAAGAATATCTGGCCCAGGCCCAGGCCGCCCACAACTTCCTGGTGGAACAGGTGGCCGAGTACGACGAAGAGGCCCTCAATTTATACGTAGAAGGCCAGCCCATCCCGGAAGATCTCCTGATGAAGGCCATCCGCCGGGGAACCCTGGACATCAAGATCTTCCCGGTGCTGTGCGGATCGTCCTTCAAGAACAAGGGAGTGCAGCCGCTGCTGGACGCGGTGGTGGATTACCTGCCGGCCCCCCCCGACCTGCCCCCGATCTCCGGTTTGAATCCCGACACCGGCCAGCACGAAGACCGCCACGACGACCCCAACGAGCCTTTGGCGGCGCTGGTATTCAAGATCGCCACCGACCCCTACGTGGGTAAGATATCATATGTCCGCATCTACTCCGGCACCATCGAGGCCGGGCAGGCAGTATACAACAGCAACATCAGCAAGCACGAACGGGTCAGCCGGCTGCTTTTGATGCACGCCAACAAACGGGAGGACGTGGAGAAGCTTTCGGCCGGGGACATCGCGGCCGTGGTGGGCCTCAAGGACAGCAAGACCGGCCACACCCTGTGCGAGAAGAAGAATCCCATCGTCCTGGAATCAATGAACTTCCCCGACCCGGTGATCTCGGTGGCCCTGGAGCCAAAGTCCAAGGCCGACGAGGATAAATTGGGCAACGCTCTTTCAAAATTGTCCGAAGAAGACCCCACCTTCAAGGTGAAGACCGACGAGGAAACTGGACAGACCATCATCTCCGGCATGGGCGAACTCCACCTGGAGATCATCGTGGACCGGATGATGAGGGAATTCGGGGTGCAGGCCAACGTGGGCAAGCCCCAGGTCAGCTACCGGGAGACGGTCCGCAGGGCGGCCAAGGCCGAGGGCAAGTTCATCCGCCAGAGCGGTGGCCGGGGGCAGTACGGACACGTGGAGATCATACTGGAACCGCAGCAGCAGGGGCTGGGTTTTGAATTCACCAACGACACCGTCGGCGGCTCCATTCCCAAGGAATACATCAACTCGGTGGAGAAGGGCGTCAAAGAGGCGCTGGAGGCTGGGATCCTGGCCGGGTATCCGGTGGTGGACGTCAAAGTATCTCTGGTCGACGGCTCTTATCACGAAGTGGACTCCTCGGACATCGCCTTCAAGGCGGCCGGATCGATAGCGGTCAACGAAGCCCTGCGCAAAGCCGGATCGGTGATCATGGAACCGGTGATGAGCGTGGAGGTGGTGGTTCCGGAACTCTACATGGGCGAGGTGATCGGCGACATCAACTCCCGCCGGGGCAAGATACTGGGGCTGGTAAAGCGCAAGGACGCCCAGGTGATAGCCTCGATGGTCCCCCTGTCCGAGATGTTCGGATACGCCACCAGATTAAGGTCCCTGACCCAGGGCCGGGCCATCTACACCATGCAGTTCCACCATTACGAAGAAGTGCCCCGCTCGATATCCGAAGAGATCATGGCCAAAAGCGGAACAAAATAA
- the rpsG gene encoding 30S ribosomal protein S7, with amino-acid sequence MPRRKRVIKREVLPDPKYHDPMVTIFINNIMKSGKKSVAEKIFYQAVEIVEQKLKLPGIEVFKQALNNIKPVLEVKPRRVGGATYQVPIEVKPERRTALAIRWMIIAAKARSEKTMRDRLAGEIMSANKNEGGAVKKKEDTHKMAEANKAFSHFRF; translated from the coding sequence ATGCCAAGAAGAAAAAGAGTCATCAAGCGCGAGGTCCTGCCGGATCCCAAGTACCACGATCCCATGGTCACCATCTTCATCAACAACATCATGAAGAGCGGAAAAAAGAGCGTGGCCGAGAAGATCTTCTACCAGGCGGTGGAGATCGTGGAACAGAAGCTGAAGCTTCCGGGGATCGAAGTGTTCAAGCAGGCCCTGAACAACATCAAGCCGGTGCTGGAGGTCAAACCCCGCCGGGTGGGCGGCGCCACCTACCAGGTGCCGATCGAGGTCAAGCCCGAGCGGCGCACCGCCCTGGCCATCCGCTGGATGATCATCGCGGCCAAGGCCCGCTCCGAGAAGACCATGCGCGACCGCCTGGCCGGAGAGATCATGTCGGCCAACAAGAACGAGGGCGGGGCCGTCAAAAAGAAGGAAGACACCCACAAGATGGCCGAGGCCAACAAGGCCTTCAGCCACTTCCGCTTCTAA
- the rpsL gene encoding 30S ribosomal protein S12, whose translation MPTISQLIRSGRNSKRKKTKAPALNSCPQRKGVCLRVYTTTPKKPNSALRKVAKVRLTNGFEILSYIPGEGHNLQEHSIVMVRGGRVKDLPGVRYHIVRGTLDTSGVEGRKKSRSLYGTKRIKAGAKPALKK comes from the coding sequence ATGCCAACCATCAGCCAACTGATCCGCTCCGGAAGAAATTCCAAACGCAAGAAGACCAAGGCCCCGGCCCTCAACTCGTGCCCCCAGCGCAAGGGCGTGTGTCTCCGGGTCTACACCACCACCCCCAAGAAGCCCAACTCCGCTTTGCGCAAGGTGGCCAAGGTGCGTTTGACCAACGGATTTGAAATTCTGTCCTACATCCCGGGCGAGGGCCACAACCTGCAGGAGCACTCCATCGTCATGGTGCGGGGCGGCCGCGTCAAGGACCTGCCCGGCGTGCGCTATCACATCGTGCGCGGCACCCTGGACACTTCCGGGGTGGAGGGCCGCAAGAAGAGCCGCTCGCTCTACGGCACCAAGCGGATCAAGGCCGGCGCCAAGCCAGCCCTGAAAAAATAA
- a CDS encoding BsuBI/PstI family type II restriction endonuclease, with translation MRPISNISASLKVLSSLGLPRAQQNERSALCLLALLNLSPGKKWVEAENPLIGITPIMDWARSHYGKKYKPNTRETFRRQTIHQFVAAGIALYNPDDASRSVNSPKAVYQIAPKMLLLLRTYGSSRWPTALGKYLSQSKSLAQRYASERAYQLVPVRLAKGKNIKLSPGKHNELIKAIIEEFASRFVPSGVLIYAGDTGNKWGYFDEEFLANLGVKIDSHGKMPDVVLYHEEKKWLILVESVTSHGPVDSKRHEELAALFSKSKAPLVFITCFPNRSIMARYLGDIAWETEVWVADNPSHLIHFNGERFLGPY, from the coding sequence ATGAGACCAATAAGCAATATTTCTGCCTCCCTTAAGGTTCTGTCTTCTCTGGGATTGCCTCGTGCCCAACAGAATGAACGTTCCGCTCTTTGTTTGTTGGCCTTGTTGAATCTCTCTCCTGGTAAGAAATGGGTTGAGGCAGAAAACCCCTTGATTGGCATAACACCAATTATGGATTGGGCTCGATCTCATTATGGGAAAAAATATAAACCCAATACGCGAGAAACATTTCGGAGACAAACAATCCATCAGTTCGTTGCTGCTGGCATTGCTTTGTATAATCCAGATGACGCATCCCGATCCGTTAACAGTCCCAAAGCGGTATATCAAATAGCACCTAAAATGCTATTGTTGCTGCGTACCTACGGATCTTCGAGATGGCCGACAGCATTGGGTAAATATTTATCGCAAAGCAAATCCCTCGCCCAACGTTATGCTAGTGAACGAGCGTATCAACTTGTTCCCGTTCGGTTGGCGAAGGGCAAGAACATAAAATTAAGCCCTGGGAAGCATAACGAATTAATTAAGGCGATTATTGAGGAGTTTGCTTCTCGTTTTGTTCCTAGTGGTGTATTAATCTATGCTGGTGACACTGGCAATAAATGGGGCTATTTTGATGAGGAATTTTTGGCTAATTTAGGTGTTAAGATTGATTCACATGGCAAGATGCCAGATGTGGTATTATACCATGAAGAAAAGAAGTGGTTGATTCTTGTTGAATCTGTCACCAGCCATGGTCCAGTGGACAGCAAAAGGCATGAAGAGTTAGCTGCTTTATTTTCAAAATCAAAAGCACCACTTGTATTTATTACCTGCTTCCCTAATCGGTCTATAATGGCAAGGTATCTTGGAGATATAGCATGGGAAACAGAGGTGTGGGTTGCCGATAATCCTTCTCATTTAATACACTTTAATGGTGAGAGATTCCTTGGTCCTTATTAA